From the Streptomyces sp. NBC_01216 genome, the window TCACCGCAAGCGTGGTCGAGCACGGCCGCCGCGTGGCCGCACGGTCATCCGACGGTCGGCTCGACCCACCACTGTCCGTCGTCCTCGACGACGTGGCCGCGGTCGCTCCTCTCCCCGGGCTCCCGGAGCTGTTGGCGCACGGCCACGCGGAGGGCCTGCCGGCCCTGGTCCTGCTGCGCTCCCGGGAACAGGCCCGAGCGCGCTGGCCTGAGGAGACGCTCGCCCCCTGAGACCCTCACGGCACCAGGGCGTGTTGCGGAAGTGGCTCTGTCCGCCCGGAGGGCGGGGCCCGCGGCGTCTGGTGCGTGCGGTCGCAAGGCGGAGGATCATCCTCGTACCGGGCGTACTCGGATGACACCGGCAACGCGGCGAGCGTGCCAGGCGTCACGGGCCGGGAGGGACTCTCTCAACACGCCTCAGGGGCGGCGCAGTTCGTACTCCAGCTCCTGTGCTGTGTCGTCGCCCGGCACCGCGACCCGTGCTCCGGTGGCCGTGAATCCGAACCGCCGGTAGAAGGCCGCCGCCCGTGCGTTCTCCTGGTGTACGTAGAGCCGCACCCGCTCGATCACCGGATCCGGCAGCGACCAGGACCACTCGACCCCCGCCCGGAAGAGTTCTTCGATCAGCCCGCTCCCGCGCGCCGCGGGCCGCACGTAGACGCCCACGATGTGGGTCTGCGCCGCCTTGGCCGCCTCACCGAAACGCACGTCGTCGGCGGGGCGTTCGACCAGTACCGTGATCGTGCCCGCCCAGCCGCAGTCGGGCGTCTCGCCGACGAACTGGCGGACGTGGGCGCCGTTTTCGGACGCGTCCTCCGTCCGCTCGCGCCAGTGGGCCTCGGGCCGGCCGGCCGCGGCCTCGTAGGTGTCGAGGAAGGCGATCGGTGCCACCGGGTCCCGCAGCGCGGCCAGCCGGATCTCACGGGCCTTCTCCCACTCGTCGGCACGGATGGTCCGAATCAGGAAGCTCATGGGTTCATCCTCGCGAGGCCCGAGGGACGCTGACAAGCGAATAGAGGCAGGCCCGCAGCCGGCCGCGGTTGTGTCGTAACGGGCCCTGAACGCGAAAATGCCTCAGTCCCCGGGACACGAGGTCCGGGGACTGAGGCTAAAAATTGTTCGGCGGCGTCCTACTCTCCCACAGGGTCCCCCCTGCAGTACCATCGGCGCTGAAAGGCTTAGCTTCCGGGTTCGGAATGTAACCGGGCGTTTCCCTAACGCTATGACCACCGAAACACTATGAAGAAAACAAACTCCAGCCAGCAAAAAGGCGAGTTCGTTACTTCAGAACTAACACAGTGGACGCGAGCAACTGAGGACAAGCCCTCGGCCTATTAGTACCGGTCAGCTCCACCCATTACTGGGCTTCCACATCCGGCCTATCAACCCAGTCGTCTACTGGGAGCCTTACCCTCTCAAGGAGGTGGGAATACTCATCTCGAAGCAGGCTTCCCGCTTAGATGCTTTCAGCGGTTATCCCTCCCGAACGTAGCCAACCAGCCATGCCCTTGGCAGGACAACTGGCACACCAGAGGTTCGTCCGTCCCGGTCCTCTCGTACTAGGGACAGCCCTTCTCAATATTCCTACGCGCACAGCGGATAGGGACCGAACTGTCTCACGACGTTCTAAACCCAGCTCGCGTACCGCTTTAATGGGCGAACAGCCCAACCCTTGGGACCGACTCCAGCCCCAGGATGCGACGAGCCGACATCGAGGTGCCAAACCATCCCGTCGATATGGACTCTTGGGGAAGATCAGCCTGTTATCCCCGGGGTACCTTTTATCCGTTGAGCGACGGCGCTTCCACAAGCCACCGCCGGATCACTAGTCCCGACTTTCGTCCCTGCTCGACCCGTCGGTCTCACAGTCAAGCTCCCTTGTGCACTTACACTCAACACCTGATTGCCAACCAGGCTGAGGGAACCTTTGGGCGCCTCCGTTACTCTTTGGGAGGCAACCGCCCCAGTTAAACTACCCATCAGACACTGTCCCTGATCCGGATCACGGACCGAGGTTAGACATCCAGCACGACCAGAGTGGTATTTCAACGGCGACTCCACCATGACTGGCGTCACAGCTTCAAAGTCTCCCACCTATCCTACACAAGCCGAACCGAACACCAATATCAAACTGTAGTAAAGGTCCCGGGGTCTTTCCGTCCTGCTGCGCGAAACGAGCATCTTTACTCGTAGTGCAATTTCACCGGGCCTATGGTTGAGACAGTCGAGAAGTCGTTACGCCATTCGTGCAGGTCGGAACTTACCCGACAAGGAATTTCGCTACCTTAGGATGGTTATAGTTACCACCGCCGTTTACTGGCGCTTAAGTTCTCAGCTTCGCAACCCCGAAAGATCACTAACCGGTCCCCTTAACGTTCCAGCACCGGGCAGGCGTCAGTCCGTATACATCGCCTTACGGCTTCGCACGGACCTGTGTTTTTAGTAAACAGTCGCTTCTCGCTGGTCTCTGCGGCCACACCCAGCTCAGAGTGCAAGACTCATCACCAGACATGGCCCCCCTTCTCCCGAAGTTACGGGGGCATTTTGCCGAGTTCCTTAACCATAGTTCACCCGAACGCCTCGGTATTCTCTACCTGACCACCTGAGTCGGTTTAGGGTACGGGCCGCCATGAAACTCGCTAGAGGCTTTTCTCGACAGCATAGGATCATCCACTTCACCACAATCGGCTCGGCATCAGGTCTCAGCCTTAACGTGCGACGGATTTACCTATCACACGGCCTACACCCTTACCCCGGGACAACCACCGCCCGGGCTGGACTACCTTCCTGCGTCACCCCATCGCTTACCTACTACCACCTTGGATCAGCGGCTCCACCACTTCCCTTCACCCGAAGGATCCAGGACGGCTTCACGGCCTTAGCATCAATGGGCTCGATACTGGGCGTTTCAAAGCGGGTACCGGAATATCAACCGGTTGTCCATCGACTACGCCTGTCGGCCTCGCCTTAGGTCCCGACTTACCCTGGGCAGATCAGCTTGACCCAGGAACCCTTAGTCAATCGGCGCACACGTTTCTCACGTGTGTATCGCTACTCATGCCTGCATTCTCACTCG encodes:
- a CDS encoding GNAT family N-acetyltransferase; this encodes MSFLIRTIRADEWEKAREIRLAALRDPVAPIAFLDTYEAAAGRPEAHWRERTEDASENGAHVRQFVGETPDCGWAGTITVLVERPADDVRFGEAAKAAQTHIVGVYVRPAARGSGLIEELFRAGVEWSWSLPDPVIERVRLYVHQENARAAAFYRRFGFTATGARVAVPGDDTAQELEYELRRP